A DNA window from Actinokineospora baliensis contains the following coding sequences:
- a CDS encoding nucleotide sugar dehydrogenase gives MSADLVVVGLGYVGLPLARRAAAAGLAVVGIDTDAEVVAGLTAGRSHVQDTSPAAITGMLAAGFTATTDFAAVSTADTVVICVPTGLVDGEPDLRAVMAAGSAVGARLRPGSLVVLESTSYPGTTEEVLLPLLESGGLVAGVDFNLGYSPERIDPGNGEYALENTPKVVAGLTPVCAKRCAAFYEVLVDSVVVAAGLREAETAKLLENSYRLVNIALVNELAVFCDRLGIDVWDVLRCSATKPFGFQPFSPGPGVGGHCIPVDPRYLANRARAEGLPCSMVTTAHEVNTGMPGYVVRRARDILTRDGGRVFGARVLLLGVTYKADVADLRQSPATGVVRQLRALGAHVTYHDPHSPAFTVDGNPVPRSSTVDTSVDLVILLQAHRDYDLAQVARTAKAVLDTRGTMDGDNVERL, from the coding sequence GTGTCTGCGGACCTCGTGGTGGTCGGGCTCGGCTACGTCGGACTGCCGCTGGCCAGGCGCGCCGCGGCCGCGGGACTGGCCGTGGTCGGCATCGATACCGACGCCGAGGTGGTCGCGGGCCTGACCGCGGGGCGCTCGCACGTGCAGGACACCAGCCCGGCGGCGATCACCGGGATGCTCGCCGCCGGGTTCACCGCGACGACCGACTTCGCCGCTGTGTCCACTGCGGACACCGTGGTGATCTGCGTGCCGACCGGGTTGGTCGACGGCGAACCGGACCTGCGCGCGGTCATGGCGGCGGGCAGCGCGGTCGGGGCGCGGCTGCGGCCGGGGAGCCTGGTGGTGCTGGAATCCACGAGCTACCCCGGCACGACGGAAGAGGTCCTACTGCCGCTGCTGGAATCCGGCGGCTTGGTGGCCGGGGTGGACTTCAACCTGGGCTACTCCCCGGAGCGGATCGACCCGGGCAACGGCGAGTACGCGCTGGAGAACACGCCCAAGGTGGTCGCGGGGCTGACCCCGGTGTGCGCCAAGCGGTGCGCGGCGTTCTACGAGGTGCTGGTCGACTCGGTGGTGGTCGCGGCGGGGCTGCGCGAGGCGGAAACGGCGAAGCTGCTGGAGAACAGCTACCGCCTGGTCAACATCGCCCTGGTCAACGAGCTCGCGGTGTTCTGCGACCGGCTCGGCATCGACGTGTGGGACGTGCTGCGCTGCTCGGCCACCAAACCCTTCGGCTTCCAGCCCTTCTCCCCCGGTCCCGGTGTCGGCGGCCACTGCATCCCGGTCGACCCCAGGTACCTGGCCAACCGGGCGCGCGCCGAGGGCCTGCCGTGCTCGATGGTCACCACCGCGCACGAGGTCAACACCGGCATGCCCGGTTACGTCGTGCGCCGCGCCCGCGACATCCTCACCCGCGACGGCGGCCGCGTCTTCGGCGCCCGCGTCCTACTCCTCGGCGTGACCTACAAAGCCGATGTCGCCGACCTGCGCCAGTCCCCCGCCACCGGCGTCGTCCGCCAACTCCGCGCCCTCGGCGCCCACGTGACCTACCACGACCCCCACAGCCCCGCCTTCACCGTCGACGGCAACCCGGTCCCCAGATCATCCACTGTGGACACCTCGGTCGACCTCGTCATCCTCCTGCAGGCCCACCGCGACTACGACCTGGCCCAGGTGGCCCGTACCGCCAAAGCGGTCCTCGACACCCGCGGCACCATGGACGGCGACAACGTCGAACGGCTGTGA
- a CDS encoding EF-hand domain-containing protein has protein sequence MTASVQDSRLKRRFELWDNNGDGTIDRSDYESEARRILQGFGEQENSPKGRALLSAYSTMWETLADKAGSGPQGQVTLEQFIQITEREIVQAGDAGFDRNLRPSIEAIVDIADTDGDGEVSSAEFKRWMRAAGVDERQAEQSFQQLDTNHSGTLSVEELVDAVRDYHQGKHDISLLGN, from the coding sequence GTGACCGCTAGCGTCCAGGACAGCAGGCTGAAGCGTCGTTTCGAGCTCTGGGACAACAACGGGGACGGGACGATCGACCGGTCCGACTACGAGAGCGAGGCGCGCCGGATCCTGCAGGGCTTCGGCGAGCAGGAGAACTCGCCGAAGGGCCGGGCGCTGCTCTCGGCGTACTCGACCATGTGGGAGACCCTGGCCGACAAGGCCGGGTCCGGTCCGCAGGGCCAGGTCACCCTCGAGCAGTTCATCCAGATCACCGAGCGCGAGATCGTCCAGGCTGGCGACGCGGGCTTCGACCGCAACCTGCGCCCCTCGATCGAGGCCATCGTCGACATCGCCGACACCGACGGCGACGGCGAGGTCAGCTCCGCGGAGTTCAAGCGCTGGATGCGCGCCGCCGGCGTCGACGAGCGCCAGGCCGAGCAGTCCTTCCAGCAGCTCGACACCAACCACAGCGGCACCTTGTCGGTCGAGGAACTCGTCGACGCGGTCCGCGACTACCACCAGGGCAAGCACGACATCTCGCTGCTGGGTAACTAG
- a CDS encoding DUF3050 domain-containing protein has product MTRYDWVRSHPGIDCVVAGAEPVLALASAHPIYRRISTPAEVAVFMSHHVFAVWDHMSLLKSLQNELTCVRVPWVPTGAPISRRLVNDIVLLEESDAFGEGFVSHYELYRHAMTEAGADTLAIDTFLDLLRAGSSVPDALTDAVVPAPSADYVRSTWELVSRAPVHCQAAAFAFGRDDLLPGMFTRVPRDHEPLSLLRAYLRRHLEVDAEHHLPMAMQLVADLCGPDEAKWAECVTTVVGVLRARIRLWDGIVAAMDRQPATA; this is encoded by the coding sequence ATGACCCGCTACGACTGGGTGCGGTCACACCCCGGCATCGACTGCGTCGTGGCGGGCGCCGAACCCGTGCTCGCGCTGGCGAGCGCGCACCCGATCTACCGGCGGATCAGCACCCCGGCCGAGGTCGCGGTGTTCATGTCGCACCACGTGTTCGCCGTGTGGGACCACATGTCCCTGCTCAAGAGCCTGCAGAACGAGCTGACCTGCGTGCGCGTGCCCTGGGTGCCGACCGGGGCGCCGATCTCCCGCAGGCTGGTCAACGACATCGTGCTGCTGGAGGAGAGCGACGCGTTCGGCGAGGGGTTCGTCAGCCACTACGAGCTGTACCGGCACGCGATGACCGAAGCGGGGGCGGACACGCTCGCCATCGACACCTTCCTCGACCTGCTGCGCGCGGGTTCCTCGGTACCGGACGCGCTCACCGACGCCGTCGTCCCCGCACCGTCGGCCGACTACGTCCGGTCCACTTGGGAACTGGTCAGCCGGGCCCCGGTGCACTGCCAGGCGGCCGCGTTCGCCTTCGGCCGCGACGACCTGCTGCCGGGGATGTTCACCAGGGTCCCGCGCGACCACGAACCGCTGTCGCTGCTGCGCGCCTACCTGCGCAGGCACCTGGAGGTCGACGCCGAGCACCACCTGCCGATGGCGATGCAGCTGGTGGCCGACCTCTGTGGACCGGACGAGGCGAAGTGGGCCGAATGCGTGACCACGGTGGTGGGTGTGCTGCGCGCGCGGATCCGGTTGTGGGACGGCATCGTCGCGGCGATGGACCGGCAGCCGGCCACCGCGTGA